Proteins co-encoded in one Deinococcus detaillensis genomic window:
- a CDS encoding carbohydrate ABC transporter permease, whose product MKRLSTDRLWAIAVLTPSVILLAVFVYGFIFRTAYTSLTDWGNDPAQAFSLTPIIRFIGLQNYHDLFTSNLNARFRQDLVSTLFFTVFFIAGCLGLGLSMALLLDRNPKAEGIWRTIFLFPMSLSFIVTGTIWRWMLQPQGGLNQLFHLNPASNGWLTSRDSVWSFDWNKLPLITATIVGLVLLWVAWLAFRDGQRTRTWVALGCAALLLLWALVIGPNVKLLPAPELHGFNIAFIGIIIAAIWQMSGYTMALYLAGLRGIPEELREASRVDGANEWNTYRHVIFPLLAPITLSAMIILGHISLKIFDLVFAMTGPDNGPTDVPALLMYITSFRQNALAVGAAIGTVLLLLVAVIIIPYLFSQFKTQEGHA is encoded by the coding sequence TTGAAACGCCTTTCCACTGACCGACTGTGGGCTATCGCGGTGCTGACACCGTCGGTGATTTTGCTGGCGGTCTTCGTCTACGGCTTTATCTTCCGCACCGCCTACACCAGCTTGACCGATTGGGGCAACGATCCGGCACAGGCATTTAGCTTGACGCCAATCATCCGCTTTATCGGGCTGCAAAATTACCATGATTTGTTTACCAGTAACCTCAACGCCCGCTTCCGGCAGGATCTGGTCAGCACCCTGTTTTTCACGGTGTTTTTTATCGCGGGCTGTTTGGGGCTGGGCCTCAGCATGGCGCTCCTTCTTGACCGCAATCCCAAAGCCGAGGGCATCTGGCGCACCATTTTTCTGTTTCCAATGAGCCTGTCGTTTATCGTCACCGGCACCATCTGGCGCTGGATGCTGCAACCCCAGGGCGGCCTCAACCAGCTCTTTCACCTGAATCCGGCCAGCAACGGTTGGCTGACCAGCCGCGATTCGGTGTGGAGCTTTGATTGGAACAAGCTTCCGCTGATCACCGCGACGATTGTGGGCCTGGTGCTGCTGTGGGTGGCTTGGCTGGCCTTCAGGGACGGGCAGCGCACACGGACGTGGGTGGCGCTGGGCTGCGCCGCGCTGCTGCTGCTGTGGGCGCTGGTCATCGGGCCAAACGTCAAGCTGCTGCCCGCGCCGGAGCTGCACGGTTTCAACATCGCCTTTATCGGCATCATCATCGCCGCCATCTGGCAAATGAGCGGTTACACCATGGCGCTGTATCTGGCGGGGCTGCGCGGCATTCCCGAGGAGCTGCGCGAAGCCTCCCGCGTGGACGGCGCGAACGAGTGGAACACCTACCGCCACGTGATCTTTCCGCTGCTGGCCCCGATTACCTTGTCGGCCATGATTATTCTGGGCCACATCAGCCTCAAGATTTTTGATCTGGTGTTTGCCATGACCGGCCCCGACAACGGCCCCACCGACGTTCCGGCGCTGCTGATGTACATCACCTCGTTCAGGCAAAACGCACTGGCCGTCGGCGCAGCCATCGGCACAGTGCTACTCCTACTGGTCGCCGTCATTATTATTCCGTACCTGTTCAGCCAATTCAAAACTCAGGAAGGCCACGCATGA
- a CDS encoding carbohydrate ABC transporter permease, whose amino-acid sequence MTTTPLSPVSAPSTHKSPRFSVARGLMYLGLTIATLFFLLPIYLLVVTAFKTPDAINLATTWQLPKFLNWASFSDAWAKVGGNMGNSLFLAMTATAISAMLGSLNGYALSKWRFRGANTLFAFMLFGMFIPYQSVLIPLFQFIKSLGLYGSIWGLILAHVVYGIPITTLIFRNFYADVPDALVEAATIDGAGFWSIYSKVIFPISVPGFVVVIIWQFTQVWNEFLFAATLTSSGSQPVTYALSQLAGGQAVSWNLPMAGAILAAIPTLLVYIVLGRYFVRGLLAGSVKG is encoded by the coding sequence ATGACCACCACCCCCCTGAGTCCGGTCAGCGCTCCCAGCACCCACAAGTCCCCACGTTTTTCAGTCGCACGCGGCCTGATGTATTTGGGTTTGACCATCGCCACGCTGTTCTTTTTGCTGCCGATTTATCTGCTGGTCGTCACCGCTTTCAAAACGCCCGACGCCATCAATCTGGCGACTACCTGGCAACTGCCGAAGTTCCTCAACTGGGCCAGCTTCTCGGACGCTTGGGCTAAAGTCGGCGGCAACATGGGCAACAGCCTCTTTCTGGCTATGACCGCCACCGCCATCAGCGCCATGCTGGGCAGCCTCAACGGCTACGCGCTGAGCAAGTGGCGCTTCCGGGGAGCCAATACCTTATTCGCTTTCATGCTGTTCGGGATGTTCATTCCCTATCAGTCGGTGCTGATTCCGCTGTTTCAGTTCATCAAGTCGCTGGGCCTGTACGGCAGCATCTGGGGCCTGATTCTGGCGCACGTCGTTTACGGCATCCCGATCACTACTTTGATTTTCCGCAACTTCTATGCCGACGTGCCAGACGCCTTGGTGGAAGCCGCCACCATCGACGGCGCGGGCTTCTGGAGCATTTACAGCAAAGTCATCTTCCCGATCAGCGTTCCCGGCTTCGTGGTGGTGATCATCTGGCAGTTCACGCAGGTCTGGAACGAGTTTCTGTTTGCCGCCACCCTGACTTCTTCTGGCAGCCAGCCGGTGACATACGCCCTCTCGCAGCTCGCGGGCGGGCAGGCCGTCTCGTGGAATTTGCCGATGGCGGGCGCGATTCTGGCGGCGATTCCCACTCTGCTCGTTTACATCGTGCTGGGTCGTTATTTCGTGCGTGGGCTGCTGGCGGGGAGCGTCAAGGGCTAA